One window of Quercus robur chromosome 12, dhQueRobu3.1, whole genome shotgun sequence genomic DNA carries:
- the LOC126709929 gene encoding uncharacterized protein LOC126709929 has protein sequence MAMAAAINFSGQAPWPRTCSKAVTRLAHGTLPYKETCYFKNNSRRIQKHGLSVKRKAESTLFRDRVPVIVMSSNSNSNYWLSNSNSHSGSSSPSETVNKFYTSINSKDLDDLREIISEDCYFEECSFLRPFEGKKEVMQFLEELTESMGENVKFSFGNICEGDEYTAGVKWHLEWKKSQIPFTRGSSFFECSKGGDRIIIKKAQVVIESPIKPGGLVLTLLKTVTSLFDEFPKATEWFLSSPHVILHWIIRIYDKLVDTYINPLLNSYIKLWSLPAKIFLFAIKILHHIFK, from the exons ATGGCCATGGCTGCTGCTATCAATTTCTCAGGCCAGGCACCATGGCCGCGTACATGCTCCAAAGCTGTAACAAGGCTTGCCCATGGCACCTTGCCCTACAAAGAAACTTGTTATTTTAAGAACAATAGTAGGAGAATACAGAAGCATGGCCTTTCTGTTAAAAGGAAGGCTGAAAGTACATTGTTCCGTGACCGTGTACCCGTTATAGTAATGTCATCAAATAGCAATTCAAATTATTGGTTATCAAATAGCAATTCCCATTCCGGATCAAGTTCTCCATCAGAGACAGTCAATAAATTTTACACAAGCATCAATAGCAAGGACTTGGATGACCTACGTGAAATCATATCAGAAGATTGTTATTTTGAGGAGTGCTCGTTTCTCCGTCCGTTCGAGGGAAAAAAG GAAGTTATGCAATTTTTGGAAGAACTTACAGAATCCATGGGTGAGAATGTGAAGTTCAGCTTTGGAAATATTTGTGAAGGAGATGAGTATACCGCTGGAGTAAAATGGCACTTGG AATGGAAAAAATCACAGATACCCTTCACCAGAGGCTCCAGCTTCTTTGAGTGCTCAAAAGGAGGAGACAGAATAATTATCAA GAAAGCACAAGTTGTGATTGAATCACCAATCAAACCAGGAGGCTTAGTTCTG ACCTTGTTGAAGACAGTGACATCTCTATTTGATGAGTTCCCGAAGGCTACTGAAT GGTTCCTAAGTAGTCCCCATGTCATCCTACATTGGATAATAAGGATTTACGACAAGCTTGTGGACACTTATATCAACCCACTACTGAACAGCTACATAAAGCTATGGAGTCTCCCAGCTAAAATTTTTCTCTTTGCAATTAAGATTTTGCACCACATATTTAAATAA